The following proteins come from a genomic window of Salminus brasiliensis chromosome 15, fSalBra1.hap2, whole genome shotgun sequence:
- the LOC140535994 gene encoding serine/threonine-protein kinase SIK1-like has translation MVVLSDNGMGSPSNQPARPLQVGFYEIIRTLGKGNFAVVKLARHKVTKTQVAIKIVDKTRLDASDLEKLNREVQIMKLLNHPHIVKLYQVMETKDMLYIVTDYAKNGEMFDYLASNGRLSEEEARRTFWQILTAVEYCHRHRIVHRDLKAENLLLDDNMNIKLADFGFGNFYVPGEPLSTWCGSPPYAAPEVFEGKEYEGPQLDIWSLGVVLYVLVCGSLPFDGATLPALKQRVTDGRFRVPYFMSQECENLIRRMLAVDPAKRISVAQIKQHRWMQADPTAACQPSSDPHSPDGPLQPESYSEPVLSLMQALGIDRQRTIESLQNGSYNHFSAIYWLLMERLTEHRNQQQIRQSQDWSKEPGYAYPGMEFLGEVEPKLSLCPRNLLDTRVSEKTPAKDFVEVKEQLPLNLTTDSRNAVRRHTVSEVSSSKHPCHPPSIVVDLVDDGASDGSLRPCSSSCAFSSPLASPGALLGPGTDPYAHQVQGLHPFSQNTARCPLTHSSVLRFQNCLQVPSFQEGRRASDTSLTQGLRAFHQQLWINVRTKGQPGLNKVKGPLQHIWAPVHNHQDTVSVVSPGLPTHTHSWEHLRSPVEGIHDHQRPSFLHLPQHDHQHLLQVPSLHPHPSSAIHQQNIWQSTVPPFEGFGNLFTPPSAPPEHQGLHLTPTACLPQPTLSQFCPQQEPPPQHSSCPSDLAASWCSFASSSSSNMVDSAALLLEARLQISPSPQPHL, from the exons ATGGTGGTGTTATCGGACAACGGGATGGGGTCCCCCTCAAACCAGCCTGCCAGACCACTGCAGGTTGGCTTCTATGAGATCATCCGGACGCTGGGGAAGGGCAACTTTGCTGTGGTGAAACTGGCCAGACACAAAGTCACTAAGACACAG GTCGCCATTAAGATCGTCGATAAAACCCGCTTGGATGCGTCAGATTTGGAGAAACTCAACAGAGAGGTTCAAATCATGAAGCTTCTGAACCACCCGCACATCGTCAAACTCTACCAG GTTATGGAAACCAAAGACATGCTGTATATTGTTACAGATTACGCAAAGAATGGGGAGATGTTTG ACTATCTTGCTTCCAACGGCCGTCTGAGCGAGGAGGAAGCTCGTAGAACATTctggcaaatcctcacagctgtggAGTACTGCCACAGGCACCGCATTGTGCATCGAGACCTCAAAGCTGAAAACCTGCTGCTGGATGATAACATGAACATCAAACTGGCAG ACTTTGGTTTTGGAAACTTCTATGTACCTGGTGAACCTCTGTCTACCTGGTGTGGAAGTCCCCCTTATGCAGCCCCAGAGGTCTTTGAGGGGAAGGAGTATGAGGGACCACAGCTAGATATCTGG AGTCTGGGAGTGGTCCtgtatgtgctggtgtgtggcTCTCTGCCGTTTGATGGTGCTACACTTCCTGCCCTGAAACAACGTGTCACTGACGGGCGCTTCAGAGTGCCCTACTTTATGTCACAGG AGTGTGAAAACCTGATACGAAGGATGTTGGCAGTGGACCCAGCCAAGCGCATCAGTGTGGCCCAGATAAAGCAGCACCGCTGGATGCAGGCTGACCCCACAGCCGCCTGCCAACCCTCCTCTGATCCTCACAGCCCAGACGGGCCCCTCCAGCCGGAGAGCTACAGTGAGCCAGTCCTCAGTCTAATGCAGGCTCTGGGCATCGACAGACAGAGGACGATAGAA TCTTTACAGAATGGCAGCTACAACCACTTCTCTGCCATCTACTGGCTCCTGATGGAGAGATTGACCGAGCACAGGAACCAGCAGCAAATCCGTCAGAGTCAGGATTGGTCTAAAGAACCTGGTTACGCCTATCCAGGAATGGAGTTTTTGGGAGAGGTGGAGCCCAAACTTTCCCTCTGTCCCAGAAACCTGCTGGACACCAGAGTAAGCGAGAAGACACCAGCTAAGGACTTTGTGGAAGTTAAAGAACAATTGCCTCTTAATCTTACCACTGATTCCAGGAACGCAGTACGCAGACATACTGTCTCAGAAGTCTCATCCTCCAAACACCCATGTCACCCACCAA GCATTGTTGTCGACCTAGTAGATGATGGTGCCTCAGACGGCAGCCTCAGGCCATGCTCTTCTTCCTGTGCCTTCAGCTCCCCACTTGCTTCTCCTGGTGCCCTTTTAGGACCAGGCACAGATCCCTATGCTCACCAAGTCCAGGGACTTCACCCATTCTCACAGAACACAGCAAGGTGCcccctcactcactcatccGTCCTGAGGTTCCAGAACTGCTTGCAGGTTCCCAGCTTCCAGGAGGGCAGAAGAGCCTCGGACACGTCCCTCACACAAG GTCTGAGGGCTTTCCACCAGCAGCTGTGGATCAACGTTCGCACAAAAGGCCAGCCAGGCTTGAACAAAGTCAAAGGACCTCTGCAGCACATATGGGCCCCTGTACACAACCATCAGGACACTGTTTCTGTAGTATCGCCAGGGCtgccaacacacactcactcatggGAGCATCTTCGCAGTCCGGTGGAGGGTATTCATGACCATCAGAG ACCGTCTTTCCTTCATCTTCCTCAACATGACCACCAGCATCTACTTCAAGTGCCCTCTCTTCATCCACATCCCTCTTCAGCTATTCATCAGCAGAACATTTGGCAGTCCACAGTACCTCCATTTGAGGGTTTCGGGAATCTCTTTACTCCTCCTTCAGCACCTCCTGAACACCAGGGGCTCCACCTCACCCCCACGGCATGCCTCCCTCAGCCTACACTGAGCCAGTTCTGCCCTCAACAAGAACCTCCCCCTCAACACTCTTCCTGTCCATCAGATCTAGCAGCTTCTTGGTGCTCCTTTGCTAGCTCTTCATCCTCAAACATGGTGGATTCTGCTGCTCTGCTCCTGGAGGCCCGTCTGCAGATAAGCCCAAGCCCACAGCCTCACCTTTAA